GGCCACCTGAATCCGCACCATGGCGCGCTGCAGGGCCGCCTGCATGTTGTGGTATTCCTTGTCCGCCGGGGTCAGCTCCCGCAATCGCGCCTCGGCCCGTCCCAGGGCCGCTTTGGCCCGTGCCAGGTCGATATGGTCCTGGGTTTCGGCGGTTTCCACCAGCACCAGCACCCGGTCCTCGGCCACTTCCACATACCCCCAGTTCACCGCCAGGTAATAGACATCGCTGCCCTTGCGGTAGCTGAATTCCCCCACCTGCAGGGTGGTCAGCAAAGGCGTATGTCCCGGCAGCACGCCGAACTGCCCCAGGCTGCCCGGGGCGGCGATCTCGTCGACCTCCTCGCTGAGCACCTGGGCGGCGGGCGTCACCATCTCCAGTTTCAGTTTCTGCGCCATGGATGGTTATCCTTTTCAAATTCGATTTACCGCAGAGAACGCGGAGCACGCTGAGAGAGGCAAAAAGCTAGGGCAAAAATCTTAAAGAAGAACTCTGCGCTCTTTGCATGCTCTGCTGTTTATTCCTGGTTTCCAGAGAAATCAAAAGTTTTTTATAGAATTTCTCTGCGGCCTCTGCGATCTCCGCGGTTAAATCAGGCCTCTTACGACGCCATCTTGGCGGCGTTCTCCAGTACTTCGTCGATGCCGCCGGCCATGTAGAAAGCCTGCTCGGGCACGCTGTCGTGCTTGCCTTCAACGATCTCCTTGAAACCGCGGATGGTCTCGCTCAGTTCCACGTATTTGCCCGGCGTACCCGTAAAAATCTCCGCCACGTGGAACGGCTGGGACAAGAAGCGCTGGATCTTGCGCGCCCGCGAGACGGTCTGCTTGTCCTCTTCGGACAACTCGTCCATCCCCAGAATGGCGATGATGTCCTGCAAATCCTTATAGCGCTGCAGCACATACTGCACGTCACGCGCAACCTGGTAATGCTCTTCGCCGAGCACCTGCGGATCGAGAATCCGGCTGCTGGAGTCGAGCGGGTCGACGGCCGGGTAGATGCCGAGCTCGGCGATCTGTCGCGAAAGAACCGTGGTGGCATCGAGATGCGCAAAGGTGGTGGCCGGCGCCGGGTCGGTAAGGTCGTCGGCGGGCACGTAGATGGCCTGTACCGAGGTGATGGAGCCGTGTTTGGTGGTGGTGATACGCTCCTGCAACTCGCCCATTTCGGTGGACAGGGTCGGCTGATAACCGACAGCCGAGGGGATGCGGCCGAGCAGCGCCGAAACCTCGGAACCGGCCTGGGTAAAGCGGAAGATGTTGTCAACGAACAGCAGCACGTCCTGGTTTTCCTGATCGCGGAAGTACTCCGCCACGGTCAGCGCCGACAGCGCCACGCGGGCACGAGCGCCGGGCGGTTCGTTCATCTGCCCGTAGACCAGAGCGGTCTTGTCCAACACGTTGGATTCTTTCATTTCGTTCCACAAGTCGTTGCCTTCGCGGGTACGCTCGCCGACCCCGGCGAAAACCGAAAAGCCACCGTGTTTCTTGGCGATGTTGTGGATCAGTTCCATGATCAGCACGGTCTTGCCGACCCCGGCGCCGCCGAACAGGCCGATCTTGCCGCCGCGCGCGTAGGGCGCGAGCAGATCGACGACCTTGATACCGGTTTCAAACGCTTCGACCTTGGTCGACTGGTCGACGAATTCGGGGGTGGGACGGTGGATCTCCCAGGTGGTGTCGGTCTCCACCGGCCCCTGTTCGTCCACCGGTTCGCCGATAACGTTGAGGATGCGCCCCAGGGTGCCGCGCCCGACCGGCACGCTGATCTGGCGGCCGGTGTTGAGCACTTCCTGGCCGCGCACCAGACCGTCGGTGGAATCCATGGCGATGGCGCGCACGGTGTTTTCCCCCAAATGCTGGGCGACCTCGGCCACCAGGTTCCAGGGCTCGTCGCCGAGGCTGGGATTGCTGACCTTGAGGGCGTAATAGATCTCGGGAAGCTCCCCGGCTTCGAATTCGACATCGATGACCGGGCCGATAACCTGGGTGATTTTGCCGTTGCTCATAATATGCCTTCCTCTTCTTTTCACCGCCCGTTCGCTGCGCTCTCTCGAGCACGCAAAGGACGCTGAGAAAATCTTTTCTTTATGCTGAAATTCGCCGTAAATCGTAGTTAAACTGTCCTATTTGACGTTCTCCGCGTTCTCTGCGAACTCTGCGGTAAAATACTGTGGTTCTAAGTTCTTTTCACCGCCCGTTCGCTGCGCTCTCTCGAGCACGCAAAGAACGCTGAGGGAGAAATCTTTTGTTTATGCATGTCTCTGCGCACTCCGCGAACTCTGCAGTAAAAAAGGAGACTCACCGGTTTATTGGACCGACGCTGCCCCCGAGATAATCTCCACCAGCTCGGTCGTAATGACCGCCTGCCGCACGCGGTTGTACTGCAGGGTCAGGTTGTCGATCATCTCGCCGGCGTTTTTGCTGGAGCTGTCCATGGCGCTCATGCGCGCGCCGTGCTCGGAGGCGGCCGATTCCAGCAGCGCCCGATAGATCTGCACCTCGACATGCTTGGGCAGGATCGACGCCAGCACTTCGCCGCGCGCCGGCTCGTACAGCGGCTGCACTGGCGGGGTCTGGTCGTCGGCCTCAGCCGGCGTGATGGGCAGCAGGCGATCGATGCTGACCTCCTGGCGGATGGCGCTGTAAAAGGCGTTGTAGACCAGATACACGGCGTCGAAGCGGCCCTGTTCGTAGCCTTCCACCACTTCCTGACCGATCAGGGCGGCGGTGGCGTAGGTGGCATCGGCGGTGATATCTTCATAAACCTTGTCGGCGATCAGTCCCCGCATTTTGAGTTGCTCGCGGCCTTTGCGGCCGATCACCAGCA
This DNA window, taken from Syntrophotalea carbinolica DSM 2380, encodes the following:
- a CDS encoding F0F1 ATP synthase subunit epsilon, translated to MAQKLKLEMVTPAAQVLSEEVDEIAAPGSLGQFGVLPGHTPLLTTLQVGEFSYRKGSDVYYLAVNWGYVEVAEDRVLVLVETAETQDHIDLARAKAALGRAEARLRELTPADKEYHNMQAALQRAMVRIQVAGRGGRG
- the atpD gene encoding F0F1 ATP synthase subunit beta; translation: MSNGKITQVIGPVIDVEFEAGELPEIYYALKVSNPSLGDEPWNLVAEVAQHLGENTVRAIAMDSTDGLVRGQEVLNTGRQISVPVGRGTLGRILNVIGEPVDEQGPVETDTTWEIHRPTPEFVDQSTKVEAFETGIKVVDLLAPYARGGKIGLFGGAGVGKTVLIMELIHNIAKKHGGFSVFAGVGERTREGNDLWNEMKESNVLDKTALVYGQMNEPPGARARVALSALTVAEYFRDQENQDVLLFVDNIFRFTQAGSEVSALLGRIPSAVGYQPTLSTEMGELQERITTTKHGSITSVQAIYVPADDLTDPAPATTFAHLDATTVLSRQIAELGIYPAVDPLDSSSRILDPQVLGEEHYQVARDVQYVLQRYKDLQDIIAILGMDELSEEDKQTVSRARKIQRFLSQPFHVAEIFTGTPGKYVELSETIRGFKEIVEGKHDSVPEQAFYMAGGIDEVLENAAKMAS
- the atpG gene encoding ATP synthase F1 subunit gamma, with protein sequence MANLKDIKKRISSVKSTQQITKAMKMVAAARFRKAQAAIMAARPYAAKMQQVLASLALREDPAVHPLLQKHERRGRALVLVVSSDRGLCGGFNLNVAKSTAQLVTDNRDGFDSYELLVIGRKGREQLKMRGLIADKVYEDITADATYATAALIGQEVVEGYEQGRFDAVYLVYNAFYSAIRQEVSIDRLLPITPAEADDQTPPVQPLYEPARGEVLASILPKHVEVQIYRALLESAASEHGARMSAMDSSSKNAGEMIDNLTLQYNRVRQAVITTELVEIISGAASVQ